CGAAATTTCGATTCAGCATGCCGAGCTGCATCAGCGCTTGAGCGCGGCCAATCAGGAGCTAGAGCGCATCTCAAATACCGATGGGCTGACGCAAATTGCCAATCGACGCTGCTTTGATCGGCGGCTAACGCGAGAATGGCGACGTCTACAGCGGGAGAAACAATCCCTGGCGCTGATTCTGTGCGATATCGACTACTTTAAGCAGTTTAACGACACCTATGGCCACCCCAGCGGCGACACCTGCCTGGTAGCGGTGGCCCAGGCGCTTCAGCGCTGCCTGAAGCGCCCCGCCGATTTGGTGGCTCGCTATGGGGGTGAAGAGTTTGTGGTGCTCTTACCCAACACTGAGCTGGCGGGCGCCGTTGGGGTGGTCGAGCAGATGCAGGGGGCGATCGCTAAAGTGGCGATCGCCGACGCCCCCACCCACCGACTTACCCTAAGTTTTGGCATCTATGCGGCGGTGCCCCAGCATGGCACCCAGGCTACCGCCGCCCTGGCTCTGGCAGATCGGGCACTCTATGCCGCCAAGCAGGCTGGGCGCAATCAATACGTCATTGCCCCGGATATAGGCGCCGCCAGCTCAATCGAGACATTGCCCCAATCTAACCGCTCAAATATTTGAACGCTTTTAGAGCGGATTAATGTCCTCGCACAAAAACGTCTCTCGTAGGGGCAAACGGCCGTTTGCCCCTACCCAAGTTCATGCTTCAAGCCAGCAACACCGGATCTTGCGCCTGCTGCCTACTTTGCTGCCAGCGCATCCCGCAGGGGTTTGGTCATCCAGTTCAGCCCGACGCGCACCTGGTGGGAGAACGTTGGCATGCGGTAGAGGTAGGCCAGGCGGCGAGCCACGTGGGCCAGCTCGCCGTCGAGCTGAATGCCCAACCCGGTGAGGGTGGCACGGCTGGTGCCAAGGGTGAGCATTTCGCCCATGTGGCGATAGCGGAAGGGGAGCTGGGGGCGATCGCTGAGCTCGGCCCAGATATTCCACCCAACAAAGTCGGCCTGTTGTAGAGCGACCTGGGCCGTGGTGGGCACCTGCTGAGCCTCGGCATCGCGGCAGTCGGCCACATCGCCCAGGGCATAGACGCCGGGGACATCGATCGCCTCCAGGGTGGGCTTCACCACCACCTGCTGGCGCTCGTTGTGCTTGAGGGGCAGGTCGGCAATGACGGGGTTAACCTGGGTACCCACGGTCCACAGCACCAGATCGACCGGCAAAATGTCGGTTTGCTCGCGGAATGTGAGGCTGATGGTGTCGGCGGTGACGTTGTCTACGGTGGTTTCGAGATCGATCCACACTCCCAGGTCAGAGAGCACCTTTTGGGACACCTCGCGGTTATATTCAGGCGAGGTGCGGAGAATCGTGTCGGTGCTTTCGATCAGGCGCACCCGGCCTCGTTCCCCCAAATGTTCCGCTACTTTGCAGGCTAGCTCGACACCGCTATAGCCGCCGCCCACCACCGCCACGCGAATTTTCTCGGCGTTGGAGGCTTCAAGCAGGCGCAGCCGTTCCTTCAAATGGTAGGCATCTTCCAGGGTGCGGAAGGCATGGGCGTACTCGGCCACACCGGGAGCCATGTGCATTGGGGTGTTGCCGCCCAGGGCTAGAACCAGGCGATCGTAGGTGAGCGTCACCCCATCGCTGAGGCTGACGCGGTGCTGGTCGAGGTCGATGCCGGTGACTTCTGCCTGGCGAAACTGCACCGCAGTGCCGGCCAGCAGCTCGGCGTAGGGCGGAGCGACTTCCCAGGTTTGCAGCTCGTCGGTGACTAGCTCATAGAGCAGCGGCAGGAAGAGGAAGCGATCGCGGTGGTCAATCAGAGTAATCGTCGGTGGGGTGCCCTCCCACGGCAGCTGGCTGAGGCGCAGAGCGGTGTAGAGGCCGCCAAAGCCACCGCCGAGGATACAAATTTGCTGGGGAGCGTCTGCCATAGTGAAAAGCCGTGATACCTCTTCTACCTTCTAACTCAAAATGGAAAGAGTCATCCTGCTTTGCGGAGATTTCTTTTGGCTATAGCGTCAGACTTGAGCAGCCGCTCTCCCCGCCAAGAGGCGCTGGCCGGGGCGCGAGACATTATTCCCCTGGTGGTGGGGGCGATTCCCTTTGGGATTATCTTTGGCACCCTGGCCCAGGGCAGCGGCCTATCGTTTGGGGCAACGCTCGGCATGTCGGCCTTCGTGTTTGCCGGGTCGTCGCAGTTTATTGCCCTGGGGCTGCTGGCGGCGGGCAGCACTCTGCCGTTGATCGTGCTCACCACGGTGGTCGTCAATCTGCGCCACATGCTCTACGCCGCTAGCCTGCTGCCCTACGTGCAGCGCTCTTCCCATCGGTGGAAAGCGGTGATTGGCTTCTTTTTGACGGATGAAGCCTTTGCGATCGCCATTCGCCGCTACGTGCAGCCCGACCCTAGCCCCTATAAGCACTGGTACTACCTAGGTGCAGCCGTCACGATGTACGGCAACTGGATTCTTTGCACCTGGCTGGGCCTAACAGTGGGCCAGCTAATCCCCAATGCAGCCGCTTGGGGGCTAGATTTTGCCATGGTAGCGACGTTCATCGGCATGATCGTCCCCTACGCGACCACGCGACCGATGGTAGGGGCGATTGCCGTCGCCGGGCTGGTAGCAGTGCTGGCGAACGGACTACCCCACAAACTGGGGCTGATGGTGGCGGCGATCGCAGGTGTCACCACCGGCTACTGGCTCGAAACCCGCCTTCCGAGGACAAAGGGTATACCCAATTGATCCACCCCCTTACCCTCCCACATCCCCATGAATGACTGGCTTCTCGTCGCCTCCATGGCCCTGGTAACCTTCGTTATTCGCTATGTGCTGCTGGCCTTTAGCGGGCGCATTCAGCTGTCGCCGACCGTGGTGCGGGCGCTGGGCTACGTGCCCCCGGTGGTGCTGACGGCGATCGTCGTCCCCGCAGTGGTGCTGCCCGATGGTGAGACGCTGTGGCTGGGCTGGCAGAATGCACGACTGGTGGGGGCGATCGCCTGCGTCGTCCTCGCTCTTTGGCGCAAAAACCTGCTGCTCACCATCGCGGGCGGCATGGCCGCATTTTGGGGCTGGCAGTGGTTGGTGGGCTGAGCCACGGAGCATCTAATCACCAACCCACCGAATCTATGTAAGCCTGAATAATGCTGACAGCGCAGTTGACGCCATCCTCAGCGCGAATAGTTTCTCCTAGGGCTCTGGCTTTTGCGGCCATGGTTGGGTTGCTCAATACCTGCTTGATCGCAGCAGCCAGATTTTGCGCCGTCAGATTTTGAATGGGGATGGGCGGCGGCGCAACCCCAAGCTGAGTGAGGCGGTTTGCCCAAGCAGGCTGGTCGCCAAAAAAAGGCACCGTTATAGCGGGTAAACCAGCCCGCAGCCCAGCCGCGGTTGTTCCTGAGCCGCTGTGGTGCACCACAGCCGACACCTGGGGAAACAGCCAGTCGTGGGGAATGGATGGAGCGGCGTAAACCCGGTCAGTCAATTGCCCCGCTTGGGTGAGCCCCCAGCCGGCCAGCAGCACCGCCCTAACGTTGGCTCGATCTACCGCTTCTAGCAACAGCTGAAGCATCGCCTGCTCATCGGCAACCGCCATACTGCCAAAGCCAAGGGCAATCGTCGGAGTAGAACTTTCTCCCTGAGACTGGGCGAGAAAGTTTTGCAAGTCTGGGGACGGCTGGTAGGGTTGAGACGCTTGAGGAAAGCAGTAGCCGGTCACATGCACCGAATGGGATGACTGAGCCCAGTCGGCAGGGCGGGGAATGACGGCTTCGCTGTAGAGGTGCAAAATTGGCACCTGCTGCAACTGTTTGGGATGGTGAGCGCGGTACCGAGGGCCAAGCGGCGGCAGCGCTGGTAGCTGATGTCTCTCCCGAAAGGTTTCTAGGGTAGAGCGATCGCGTACCCAGCCCAGCACATCTACCAGGCGATAGCTAGCCCAATTCAGCGCTGACTGCACTGGATTGACGCTCGTTGGTATGTCGCCAAACCCAAGAAACGGAAACAGCCCGGTCTCTACGATGGGAAGACTAGCCGCAACAATCAGCGGCAGATTCAGCGCTTCGGCGACGTGATAGCTCCACAGCGCCAGTGGCCCCGCGATGATGACCTGACTGCCTTGGGCCGCCGCCAAAACCTGCTCTAGCTGTCTGGGCAAATTCTTGGCAAACTGGGGCGCTTGTTCCCAGGGCAGAAACTCGCCCCTCAAAAACCGCTGTCCCTCCTGCGATCGAAAGAATGCCCGATAGTCTCCTGCCAAGGGCGCAACCTCTACACCGTAGGATTTCACCAGGTCTGTGAAGGCCTCGTGGGTGACAACGGTAGGTTGGTATCCGGCTTGCAGAAGACCCTGGGCCAGGGCGAGCATGGGCATACAGTCGCCCGTAGATCCGAGCGCAACCAGGGTAATTTTTGGGGTAGGCATAGCGCTAAGGATCCGGCAATACAAGCGCCTTTACTGTAGCAGCCGCTGAACTGTAGCTGTTGGCACGGCCCAGTTAGAGAAGAGGCAAGAATTACGTAATATTGAACACCAACACCCCAATGCCTTAGACCTATAGTGCTCTTCGACTTTCGAGTCAGGTTGTTCCAGAGAGAAATCAGCATGAGTGGACTTGGTGGCCTAAATAAATCTCCTAACGGCGTGGTGCTGGGCATGGTGCAACTGCAACTGCCCAACGTCGTCACCCCCGACGATCTCGCCGCCCAGACCCAGCGCATTTGCGAGATGGTCGCCAAAGCCCGCCGCAACATGCCCACGATGGACCTGGTGGTGTTCCCCGAATATTCGCTCCACGGGCTGTCGATGGATACCAACCCGGCGATCATGTGCAGTCTGGATGGCCCCGAAGTCGCTGCCTTTCGCCAGGCCTGCATCGACAACGACATCTGGGGCTGCTTCTCGATTATGGAGTACAACCCCGAGGGCAACCCCTACAACAGCGGCTTGATTATCGACAACCAGGGCTCAATCAAGCTCTACTACCGCAAGCTCCACCCCTGGATCCCTGTAGAACCTTGGGAACCCGGAAACGTGGGCATTCCGGTCTGTGATGGCCCCAACGGCAGCAAATTGGCGCTGATCATCTGCCACGACGGTATGTTCCCCGAAATGGCCCGCGAGTGCGCCTACAAGGGAGCCGAGATCATGATTCGCACGGCGGGCTACACGGCCCCCATTCGCCACTCGTGGCAAATTACTAACCAGGCCAACGCCTTTTGCAACCTGATGGTGACGGCGTCGGTGTGCATGTGCGGCAGCGACGGCAGCTTCGACTCTATGGGCGAGGGCATGATCGTCAATTTCGACGGCACACCGCTGGTGATGGGCAGTCACCGTCCCGACGAAATCATTACCGCTGAGGTACGCCCCGACCTGGTGCGCGAAGCCCGCATTCACTGGGGAGTGGAGAACAACATCTACCAGTTTGGCCATCGCGGCTATGTAGCGGTCAAAGGCGGTGCCCAAGACTGCCCCTACACCTACATGAAGGACATGGTGAAAGAGCGCTACCGCTTGCCCTGGGAGGATGAGGTAGTTCATCAAGACGGCACCGCCTGCGGTTTTCCAGTACCCACCCGAGACTACAAGGGTGAAGAATTGCCGCCGGTTTTGAACTGAGTCAGCAGCTATTTTCTATCCCAAAAACATTTAGGGGTATGAGGTACAGGGTTTGGGGCAGACCTTACACCCTGTACCTCATACCCCGATCGCATCAATCAGTTCTCGCGCCTTCGGCCCCAAATTCTGCCCTTTTACAGACGGCAGCGCTGCCGTGAGCGGCCTACAGTATGGGCGTAGAAGTGGAGAAATCAGCATGGCATTGACGTTCCAAGTTCCGACGCTGAGCGATCAGAAATCGGCGCAAGAGCTAAAAGATTTGATTTTGACCACTGAACCTGAGGCCGATATTGACATTAATACTCAGGCAAAAACCGTCACCATTAGCTCTCAAGCCTCCGAAGAAACCTTCAAGCAGCTGATCACCGCATCTGGGCACAAAATAGCTTCTGCTAGCTAGGTTCGGCCAGATTGTCTAAGGCCTGCGATCGCAGCTCCGCGCTACTCTAGAATGCACTGGTTTTAGGGACTGATCTTTGACTTCAGTTTTCGCGACCGGTCTTTGACCACTGCATTCCACCGTTTCCTATGGTTGCTTCTACCCCTGCCCCGCTGCCCCCTGGGAGTTTTGGCCTGCCGGTTGTCGGCGAAACCCTTAACTTTTTGTTTGACCGCGAGTTTGCCAAAAAGCGTCAGGCCAGGTACGGAGCTATCTTCAAGACGCGCCTGCTGGGCCGACCTACCGTCGTGCTAATGGGGGCAGAGGCCAACCAGTTTGTGCTCTCCACCAATATGGACAGCTTTTCCTGGCGGGAGGGGTGGCCCGGCACATTCAAACAACTTTTGGGTGAGTCGCTGTTTTTGCAGGAGGGTGAAGAGCACCGCCGCAATCGCAAGCTGCTCATGCCCGCCTTCCACGGCCCTGCTCTAGTTGGATACGTAGAAACCATGCAGTCTCTCACCGATCGCTACGCCCAGCGATGGGAGGACCTGGGCCAGTTCACCTGGTTCGATGAGCTTAAGCAGCTCACCTTTGATATTGCTAGCACCTTACTGTTGGGTAGCGAACCCGGTAGCGAAACCGCCCAACTGTCGAAATGGTTTACTGAGTTAACCAACGGGTTGTTTGCTCCACCGATTCGCTGGGGTTGGACGACCTTTGGCAGAGCCGTTAGCGCACGGGATAAGTTGCTCAACCACATTGAGCAGGTGGTCAAAGAACGCCAGGCCCACCCCACCCAAGATGCGCTGGGCCTGCTAGTGCAGAGCGAAGACGAAGACGGCAATCGCCTCAGCCTAGAAGAAATTAAAGCCCAGGCCCTGCTAATGCTGTTTGCGGGCCACGAGACCACTACCTCGATGCTGACCTCGCTGGTGATGTCGCTGGCGCAGCATCCCGATGTGTGGGAGCAGGCGCGACAGGAGCAGGCGCGGCTGATGGAGGCAGGCGAAGCCGTCACCCTAGAGCAGATTCGGCAGATGCCCTACCTCGACCAGATCGTCAAAGAGGTGGAACGGCTGTACCCGCCCGTGGCCGGGGGCTTTCGGGGCGTGGTCAAAGACTTTGAGTTTAACGGCTATCGCGTGCCCAAGGGTTGGATGGCGCTCTATAGAATCGATGCTGCCCACCACGATCGCACCATCTACACCGACCCCGATCGCTTCGACCCCGATCGCTTTAGCTCTGAGCGGGCCGAGCACAAGCGTGCCGACTTTAGCTTGGTGGGCTTTGGCGGCGGCCCCCGCATCTGCCTAGGCTTGGCCTTTGCCCAGCTCGAAATTAAGCTGGTGGCGGCCCATCTGCTGCGCCATTACACCTGGGAGCTAGTGCCCAATCAGAAT
The DNA window shown above is from Leptolyngbya subtilissima AS-A7 and carries:
- a CDS encoding NAD(P)/FAD-dependent oxidoreductase is translated as MADAPQQICILGGGFGGLYTALRLSQLPWEGTPPTITLIDHRDRFLFLPLLYELVTDELQTWEVAPPYAELLAGTAVQFRQAEVTGIDLDQHRVSLSDGVTLTYDRLVLALGGNTPMHMAPGVAEYAHAFRTLEDAYHLKERLRLLEASNAEKIRVAVVGGGYSGVELACKVAEHLGERGRVRLIESTDTILRTSPEYNREVSQKVLSDLGVWIDLETTVDNVTADTISLTFREQTDILPVDLVLWTVGTQVNPVIADLPLKHNERQQVVVKPTLEAIDVPGVYALGDVADCRDAEAQQVPTTAQVALQQADFVGWNIWAELSDRPQLPFRYRHMGEMLTLGTSRATLTGLGIQLDGELAHVARRLAYLYRMPTFSHQVRVGLNWMTKPLRDALAAK
- a CDS encoding AzlD domain-containing protein, coding for MNDWLLVASMALVTFVIRYVLLAFSGRIQLSPTVVRALGYVPPVVLTAIVVPAVVLPDGETLWLGWQNARLVGAIACVVLALWRKNLLLTIAGGMAAFWGWQWLVG
- a CDS encoding glycosyltransferase — protein: MPTPKITLVALGSTGDCMPMLALAQGLLQAGYQPTVVTHEAFTDLVKSYGVEVAPLAGDYRAFFRSQEGQRFLRGEFLPWEQAPQFAKNLPRQLEQVLAAAQGSQVIIAGPLALWSYHVAEALNLPLIVAASLPIVETGLFPFLGFGDIPTSVNPVQSALNWASYRLVDVLGWVRDRSTLETFRERHQLPALPPLGPRYRAHHPKQLQQVPILHLYSEAVIPRPADWAQSSHSVHVTGYCFPQASQPYQPSPDLQNFLAQSQGESSTPTIALGFGSMAVADEQAMLQLLLEAVDRANVRAVLLAGWGLTQAGQLTDRVYAAPSIPHDWLFPQVSAVVHHSGSGTTAAGLRAGLPAITVPFFGDQPAWANRLTQLGVAPPPIPIQNLTAQNLAAAIKQVLSNPTMAAKARALGETIRAEDGVNCAVSIIQAYIDSVGW
- a CDS encoding cytochrome P450, which gives rise to MVASTPAPLPPGSFGLPVVGETLNFLFDREFAKKRQARYGAIFKTRLLGRPTVVLMGAEANQFVLSTNMDSFSWREGWPGTFKQLLGESLFLQEGEEHRRNRKLLMPAFHGPALVGYVETMQSLTDRYAQRWEDLGQFTWFDELKQLTFDIASTLLLGSEPGSETAQLSKWFTELTNGLFAPPIRWGWTTFGRAVSARDKLLNHIEQVVKERQAHPTQDALGLLVQSEDEDGNRLSLEEIKAQALLMLFAGHETTTSMLTSLVMSLAQHPDVWEQARQEQARLMEAGEAVTLEQIRQMPYLDQIVKEVERLYPPVAGGFRGVVKDFEFNGYRVPKGWMALYRIDAAHHDRTIYTDPDRFDPDRFSSERAEHKRADFSLVGFGGGPRICLGLAFAQLEIKLVAAHLLRHYTWELVPNQNLEMMPIPTLRPRSGLKVVFKKRAIAPTQTAADQPGQR
- a CDS encoding AzlC family ABC transporter permease, whose translation is MAIASDLSSRSPRQEALAGARDIIPLVVGAIPFGIIFGTLAQGSGLSFGATLGMSAFVFAGSSQFIALGLLAAGSTLPLIVLTTVVVNLRHMLYAASLLPYVQRSSHRWKAVIGFFLTDEAFAIAIRRYVQPDPSPYKHWYYLGAAVTMYGNWILCTWLGLTVGQLIPNAAAWGLDFAMVATFIGMIVPYATTRPMVGAIAVAGLVAVLANGLPHKLGLMVAAIAGVTTGYWLETRLPRTKGIPN
- a CDS encoding formamidase; translated protein: MSGLGGLNKSPNGVVLGMVQLQLPNVVTPDDLAAQTQRICEMVAKARRNMPTMDLVVFPEYSLHGLSMDTNPAIMCSLDGPEVAAFRQACIDNDIWGCFSIMEYNPEGNPYNSGLIIDNQGSIKLYYRKLHPWIPVEPWEPGNVGIPVCDGPNGSKLALIICHDGMFPEMARECAYKGAEIMIRTAGYTAPIRHSWQITNQANAFCNLMVTASVCMCGSDGSFDSMGEGMIVNFDGTPLVMGSHRPDEIITAEVRPDLVREARIHWGVENNIYQFGHRGYVAVKGGAQDCPYTYMKDMVKERYRLPWEDEVVHQDGTACGFPVPTRDYKGEELPPVLN
- a CDS encoding heavy metal transport/detoxification protein, encoding MALTFQVPTLSDQKSAQELKDLILTTEPEADIDINTQAKTVTISSQASEETFKQLITASGHKIASAS